The following coding sequences lie in one Brevibacterium marinum genomic window:
- a CDS encoding amidohydrolase family protein — protein MDDFTPPDRTDATATSIRPPRTDADIPAYLDALDIPGLADIHIHFLPQNVLDKVWAYFDAAESSYGYPWPIHYRYDTETRLDIVRKLGVRAIPALTYPHKPGMAAWLNEWNREFAAVHDDVIHCATLYAEPESADYVPAALAAGARLFKVHIQVGGFSPDDRVLDRAWAALAEAQVPIVIHAGSEPLPGTYTGPQAVAKVLERFPSLQFVIAHMGMPEYDAFADLAEDYSGVHLDTTMYASGFFSSPAEVDPAYRQRLAGLQEKIILGSDFPNIPYPYADQISGLAGLELGDEWMRSVLWRNGARVLGLEG, from the coding sequence ATGGATGACTTCACCCCTCCCGATCGCACGGACGCGACAGCCACGTCGATCCGGCCGCCGCGCACCGATGCCGACATTCCGGCCTACCTCGATGCGCTCGACATCCCCGGACTCGCCGACATCCACATCCATTTCCTGCCGCAGAACGTCCTGGACAAGGTGTGGGCCTACTTCGACGCCGCGGAGTCCAGCTACGGCTACCCCTGGCCCATCCACTACCGCTACGACACCGAAACCCGTCTGGACATCGTCCGCAAGCTGGGCGTTCGCGCGATCCCGGCCCTGACCTACCCGCACAAGCCCGGCATGGCGGCTTGGCTCAATGAGTGGAACCGCGAGTTCGCCGCCGTCCACGACGACGTCATCCACTGCGCGACGCTCTACGCCGAACCGGAATCCGCCGACTACGTCCCCGCCGCACTCGCGGCCGGTGCCCGACTGTTCAAGGTCCACATCCAGGTGGGCGGCTTCTCCCCCGACGACCGCGTGCTCGATCGCGCGTGGGCGGCACTCGCCGAGGCGCAGGTGCCCATCGTCATCCACGCCGGCTCCGAACCTCTGCCCGGAACCTACACCGGCCCACAGGCAGTGGCGAAGGTGCTCGAGCGCTTTCCGTCCCTGCAGTTCGTCATCGCCCACATGGGCATGCCCGAGTACGACGCCTTCGCCGACCTCGCCGAGGACTACAGCGGGGTCCACCTCGACACGACCATGTACGCCTCCGGGTTCTTCTCCTCCCCCGCCGAGGTGGACCCCGCTTATCGTCAGCGCTTGGCCGGCCTGCAGGAAAAGATCATCCTCGGCTCGGACTTCCCGAACATCCCCTACCCCTATGCGGACCAGATCTCAGGGCTGGCCGGACTCGAACTGGGCGACGAGTGGATGCGCTCGGTGCTGTGGCGCAACGGCGCGCGGGTACTCGGACTCGAAGGCTGA
- a CDS encoding DUF402 domain-containing protein: MEFTDPYEIDIPAGTRHVGEGPFWTPGETVIWSFRRFDFDRDHAEVRRPMRVIEDSPSGAVLWMAGGTATTDTRIVGWEGSDPHDVPLQERFRPLAEAPRRINAPGTWRGLGVLKIVPARVPFSVWVLLKPGVSGNVSSAAGAARGMSDDAVRADWYVNLEATHRRTDGVLYTSDHILDITFPVDTEPLHAPSAHVVSEPTSSGHTTSAYTTSGDAPLNPNGAVFKDVDELAAAANFGAWPREWSDIIRSNGSQLLDNLGEFTWAFDPRWEVRARELVAESAASDSSRNQEHRPIRAGCYSKDRI, translated from the coding sequence ATGGAGTTCACCGATCCGTACGAGATCGACATCCCCGCCGGTACGCGTCATGTGGGCGAGGGGCCGTTCTGGACGCCGGGCGAAACCGTGATCTGGTCGTTTCGGCGCTTCGACTTCGACCGTGACCACGCCGAGGTGCGTCGCCCGATGCGCGTCATCGAGGACTCTCCGTCCGGTGCCGTGCTGTGGATGGCCGGTGGCACTGCGACCACCGACACCAGAATCGTCGGATGGGAGGGCTCCGATCCTCACGACGTCCCATTGCAGGAACGGTTCCGTCCCCTCGCCGAGGCGCCCCGCCGGATCAATGCTCCCGGCACTTGGCGCGGGCTCGGAGTGCTCAAGATCGTCCCGGCACGTGTGCCCTTCTCGGTGTGGGTGCTCCTCAAGCCCGGTGTCTCCGGCAATGTTTCCAGCGCCGCCGGCGCAGCTCGTGGCATGTCCGACGATGCCGTTCGTGCCGACTGGTACGTCAATCTCGAAGCCACGCACCGGCGGACGGACGGTGTCCTGTACACGAGCGATCACATCCTCGACATCACGTTCCCCGTCGACACCGAACCGCTTCACGCGCCGTCCGCGCACGTGGTTTCCGAGCCCACGAGTTCCGGGCACACGACTTCCGCGTACACGACGAGCGGGGACGCGCCTCTCAATCCGAACGGGGCGGTGTTCAAAGACGTCGACGAGCTGGCCGCTGCTGCCAATTTCGGTGCCTGGCCACGTGAGTGGTCGGACATCATTCGGAGCAACGGATCCCAACTGCTCGACAACCTCGGCGAGTTCACCTGGGCATTCGACCCGAGGTGGGAGGTCAGGGCGCGCGAGCTCGTTGCGGAGTCGGCTGCCTCGGATTCTTCGCGAAATCAGGAACATCGTCCGATCCGTGCTGGTTGCTACAGCAAGGACAGGATCTGA
- a CDS encoding NADP-dependent oxidoreductase: protein MTTNHRIRLNSRPVGAPKAENYLFDEVELGSPGEGEVLLRTLYLSLDPYMRGRMSDAKSYAKPVEVGDVMVGATVSEVVESNSSEFSAGDTVLGYGGWQEYSVEKASHLRRVDPEIAPISTALGVLGMPGFTAYSGLLEIGRPQPGETVAVAAATGPVGSVVGQIAKIKGAKAVGIAGGPDKVAHLNELGFDVALDHRSGNLKNDLAEAVPQGIDVYFENVGGDVFKAVLPRLNTYARVPVCGLVANYNLTELPEGPDRSGALMGNILTRSLNVRGFIQTEFVEKHHEAFLADMGAWVKEGKVRYREDIRPGLDKAPEYFNDLLTGGNFGKMVVAVGAES from the coding sequence ATGACGACCAACCACAGGATTCGCCTGAACTCGCGCCCGGTCGGAGCGCCCAAGGCCGAGAACTATCTGTTCGACGAGGTTGAGCTCGGTTCGCCGGGGGAGGGCGAGGTGCTGCTGCGCACCCTGTACCTCTCGCTCGACCCGTACATGCGCGGCCGGATGTCGGATGCCAAGTCCTATGCGAAGCCGGTCGAGGTCGGCGACGTCATGGTCGGTGCCACGGTCTCCGAGGTCGTCGAGTCGAATTCCTCCGAATTCTCCGCCGGCGACACCGTCCTCGGCTACGGCGGGTGGCAGGAGTATTCCGTCGAGAAGGCCTCCCACCTGCGCCGCGTCGACCCGGAGATCGCTCCGATCAGCACCGCTCTCGGCGTTCTCGGGATGCCCGGCTTCACCGCATACTCGGGTCTGCTGGAGATCGGCCGCCCGCAGCCCGGGGAGACCGTGGCCGTGGCCGCCGCCACCGGTCCCGTCGGCTCGGTCGTCGGTCAGATCGCGAAGATCAAGGGTGCGAAGGCCGTCGGCATCGCCGGTGGCCCCGACAAGGTGGCGCATCTCAATGAGTTGGGCTTCGACGTCGCGCTCGACCACCGCTCCGGCAACCTCAAGAACGACCTCGCCGAGGCGGTGCCGCAGGGCATCGACGTCTACTTCGAGAACGTCGGCGGTGACGTGTTCAAGGCCGTGCTGCCGCGTTTGAACACCTATGCGCGAGTGCCAGTGTGCGGACTCGTGGCCAACTACAACCTCACCGAACTGCCCGAAGGTCCGGACCGTTCGGGTGCGCTCATGGGCAACATCCTCACGAGGTCGCTGAACGTGCGCGGCTTCATCCAGACCGAGTTCGTCGAGAAGCACCACGAGGCGTTCCTGGCCGACATGGGCGCCTGGGTCAAGGAAGGCAAGGTCCGCTACCGCGAGGACATCCGCCCGGGGCTGGACAAGGCGCCCGAGTACTTCAACGATCTGCTCACCGGCGGGAACTTCGGCAAGATGGTCGTGGCCGTCGGCGCCGAGAGCTGA
- a CDS encoding asparaginase, producing MSQNAPRLLVAALGGTIASTSNQSGGVSPALSGAEIAAAAGLDRIWPDLQADFTQVSQVSSANVTLDMLFDVRELARTSEADGIVLTQGTDTLEESAFALWLLNDSRIHIAATGAMRNPTLPGADGPANVRAAALTALSPLVDGLPSSLVFNDEIHDPRFVRKSHVSSTAAFSSGPVLGAIGWLSEDVVRLPHSPVAAGVSPFAGLARPESLAKVALAEMGMGEPEDTLTRIIESEFAGAVISGVGGGHVPEHLVPAVNRLGEAMPVVLASRPGSGASLTNTYGYPGGEIGLLASGLIPAGTLDARKARIVLTLALSMGLDPAEVFAAFG from the coding sequence ATGTCGCAGAACGCTCCCCGCCTCCTCGTCGCCGCCCTCGGCGGAACCATCGCATCGACCTCGAATCAGTCGGGTGGTGTGTCCCCCGCCCTGAGCGGAGCGGAGATCGCCGCAGCCGCTGGCCTCGACCGGATCTGGCCGGACCTGCAGGCCGATTTCACCCAGGTGTCGCAGGTTTCGAGTGCCAATGTCACCCTCGACATGCTCTTCGACGTCCGCGAGCTCGCGCGCACGAGCGAGGCCGACGGCATCGTCCTCACCCAGGGCACGGACACCCTCGAGGAGAGCGCCTTCGCCCTCTGGCTGCTCAACGACTCGAGGATCCACATCGCGGCCACAGGGGCTATGCGCAATCCGACCCTCCCCGGCGCCGACGGGCCGGCGAACGTGCGTGCCGCCGCACTGACCGCCCTGTCGCCCCTGGTCGATGGACTGCCTTCAAGCCTGGTCTTCAACGACGAGATCCACGATCCGCGCTTCGTCCGCAAGTCACATGTGTCCTCGACTGCGGCGTTCTCATCGGGTCCTGTCCTCGGTGCGATCGGCTGGCTCAGCGAAGACGTCGTCCGGCTCCCCCATTCGCCGGTCGCCGCGGGTGTCTCGCCGTTCGCCGGTCTCGCCCGCCCGGAGTCCTTGGCCAAGGTCGCCCTCGCCGAGATGGGGATGGGCGAGCCCGAAGACACCCTGACTCGGATCATCGAATCTGAATTCGCCGGCGCCGTCATCTCGGGAGTCGGCGGCGGTCACGTCCCCGAACATCTGGTGCCGGCGGTGAACCGCCTCGGCGAGGCCATGCCCGTCGTCCTGGCCAGTCGGCCGGGCTCGGGTGCGAGCCTGACGAATACCTATGGCTATCCGGGTGGGGAGATCGGGCTGCTCGCCTCCGGGCTCATCCCCGCCGGGACCCTCGATGCGCGGAAGGCCCGAATCGTCCTGACCCTGGCCCTGAGCATGGGACTCGACCCCGCCGAGGTGTTCGCCGCGTTCGGGTGA
- a CDS encoding MmcQ/YjbR family DNA-binding protein, whose protein sequence is MDPDAVLTLGHDQAVQYPSVEIEYPFGPEYAVYKVRGKMFMMFFDLRGVPSLNLKIDPLDGEVLRDAYEEITAGYHMNKKHWITVAGVGGAGPDDEAAVDSDDSCPGNILDADLLHDLVLESYCLVVAKLPKKDRPVDPETFGGRGEEQMTQKRR, encoded by the coding sequence ATGGATCCCGACGCTGTCCTCACCCTCGGCCATGACCAGGCGGTCCAGTATCCGTCGGTGGAGATCGAGTACCCGTTCGGCCCCGAATACGCCGTGTACAAGGTGCGCGGGAAGATGTTCATGATGTTCTTCGATCTGCGCGGTGTGCCCAGCCTGAATCTCAAGATCGATCCGCTCGACGGGGAGGTCCTCCGCGACGCCTATGAGGAGATCACGGCCGGATACCACATGAACAAGAAGCACTGGATCACCGTGGCAGGTGTCGGAGGTGCAGGCCCAGATGACGAGGCTGCGGTCGACAGTGACGATTCCTGTCCCGGCAACATTCTCGACGCCGACCTGCTCCATGATCTCGTCCTCGAATCCTATTGCCTCGTCGTCGCGAAACTGCCCAAGAAGGATCGGCCCGTCGACCCGGAGACCTTCGGTGGAAGGGGTGAGGAGCAGATGACGCAGAAGCGGCGATGA
- a CDS encoding phosphatase PAP2 family protein, with protein MTRMRRWPYSFTLLLSLAVAAVAVSSSIYLGRPLRDPDGFLGPAYVRLPLLALLFFGVGIVVDALRTSGWRQLPSGIRSVVRNEWSLKRVLCVTAGMLSFYICYVSYRNLKSDLPIYREGTLFDQQLSHSDLWLGGGINPAVFLHDLFGTDVMAEVLSLVYLAYLPLIPISLGAVLILNRNLAVGAWYATTLSLNWVLGTVSYYILPALGPVFTRPELYSGLPETGVSDLQQSLISTRLDYLADPIGSGEIQGVAAFASLHVSVTFAAALFMMRTRQKPLLQALTWIFFAFTVVATLYFGWHYIVDDIAGMAIGWAAVSLGAWVTGNRRRRSPRARFGKVGRSEESALVETT; from the coding sequence ATGACTCGGATGCGACGATGGCCCTACTCCTTCACTCTGCTGCTCTCCCTCGCTGTGGCAGCGGTCGCCGTGAGCTCTTCGATCTACCTCGGCCGGCCGCTCAGGGATCCGGACGGCTTCCTCGGCCCCGCCTATGTCCGGCTGCCGCTGCTGGCGCTGCTGTTCTTCGGCGTGGGGATCGTTGTGGACGCTCTGCGGACGAGCGGCTGGAGGCAGCTTCCTTCGGGAATACGCAGCGTCGTGAGGAACGAGTGGAGCCTCAAGCGCGTGCTCTGCGTCACCGCGGGCATGCTCAGCTTCTACATCTGCTATGTCAGCTACCGCAACCTCAAGAGCGACCTTCCGATCTACCGTGAGGGCACTCTCTTCGACCAGCAGCTCTCACACTCCGACCTCTGGCTGGGCGGAGGAATCAATCCCGCAGTGTTCCTGCACGACCTGTTCGGCACCGATGTCATGGCCGAAGTGCTCTCCCTGGTCTACCTTGCCTATCTTCCGCTCATCCCCATCAGCCTCGGGGCCGTCCTCATCCTCAATCGCAACCTCGCCGTCGGTGCCTGGTATGCGACGACGCTCAGCCTCAACTGGGTACTCGGCACGGTCAGCTACTACATTCTGCCCGCCCTGGGACCGGTCTTCACCCGTCCGGAGCTCTACTCCGGCCTTCCCGAAACCGGAGTCAGCGACCTGCAGCAGTCACTGATCAGCACTCGCCTCGACTATCTTGCCGACCCGATCGGCAGCGGGGAGATCCAGGGGGTGGCGGCATTCGCGTCCCTGCACGTGTCCGTGACCTTTGCGGCGGCGCTATTCATGATGCGCACCCGTCAGAAGCCGCTGCTGCAGGCTCTGACCTGGATATTCTTCGCGTTCACGGTGGTGGCCACTCTCTACTTCGGTTGGCACTACATCGTCGATGACATCGCGGGGATGGCCATCGGCTGGGCTGCCGTGTCCCTGGGTGCCTGGGTCACCGGCAACCGGAGACGGCGTTCGCCGCGCGCCCGCTTCGGCAAGGTTGGGCGCAGTGAGGAATCGGCTCTCGTCGAAACCACGTAA
- a CDS encoding DUF3375 domain-containing protein, which produces MSALSSALAYRRLLDSNATLRMLRADHLPVMAAALGTHLGKPGTRMSTEDLHESIDSDLEELRDHFDLSTRTAKAYCDDWRRAEILVRRPATSVRGETYELSAAGFDAIRMLEQLRTPPQTATESRLVSLAQSVRQLAIDTDPDSSRRLESLQAERDRIDAEIARVRRGDPRSIVLDRRRANERVGDILQQAEGLPADFARVRARFEDLNQELRISILAAEDSQSQVLDEVFRGVDLIESSDEGRTFSAFSQLVRDPEQAAAFDEDIASILDRDFSASLTPETRRSLRTLMRQMKDGSREVSDILSEFARGLRRYVHSHEFQRDRVMRTLIQDALAAAAPVSQVRRPYDDLGVDLELSSVALASVGEVVLHDPTEFDAGAELGEAAESDVDFAELIAVARESEIDFAELADNVNRAIHGCEQVSVAEVLDGFPASQGLASVVGLLSLASTYGHVDPESRDRLEWAGVDGTGRSATIRRHYFTEGITL; this is translated from the coding sequence ATGTCCGCCCTCAGCTCCGCGCTCGCCTACCGGCGACTGCTCGACTCCAATGCCACTCTGCGCATGCTGCGGGCCGATCATCTCCCCGTCATGGCAGCAGCGCTCGGCACCCACCTCGGCAAGCCCGGTACTCGGATGTCCACCGAGGACCTGCACGAGTCCATCGACTCCGACCTCGAGGAGCTGCGCGATCACTTCGACCTGTCCACGCGGACGGCGAAGGCCTACTGCGACGACTGGCGAAGGGCGGAGATACTCGTGAGGCGTCCGGCCACCTCGGTGAGGGGCGAGACCTACGAGCTCTCAGCCGCAGGATTCGACGCCATCCGCATGCTCGAACAGCTGCGCACCCCGCCGCAGACAGCGACCGAATCACGGTTGGTCAGCCTGGCCCAATCGGTGCGGCAGCTGGCCATCGACACCGACCCGGACAGCTCACGGCGCCTGGAGTCCCTGCAGGCCGAACGCGATCGCATCGACGCGGAGATCGCTCGCGTCCGCCGCGGCGACCCCCGCTCGATCGTCCTCGACCGGCGCCGCGCGAACGAACGCGTCGGCGACATCCTCCAGCAAGCGGAGGGCCTGCCTGCCGACTTCGCCCGCGTCCGCGCCCGTTTCGAAGACCTCAACCAGGAGCTGCGGATCTCGATACTCGCCGCCGAGGACTCGCAGTCCCAGGTCCTCGACGAGGTCTTCCGCGGCGTCGATCTCATCGAATCCTCCGACGAGGGCAGAACATTCTCGGCCTTCTCCCAGCTCGTCCGCGACCCCGAACAGGCGGCGGCCTTCGACGAGGACATCGCCTCCATCCTCGACCGTGACTTCTCGGCCTCACTCACGCCCGAGACCCGCCGATCGCTGCGCACGCTCATGCGGCAGATGAAGGACGGCTCCCGCGAGGTCTCGGACATCCTCTCCGAATTCGCCCGCGGGCTGCGCCGCTACGTCCACTCCCACGAATTCCAACGCGACCGCGTCATGCGCACCCTCATCCAAGACGCCCTCGCTGCCGCGGCCCCGGTCTCACAGGTCCGCAGACCCTACGACGACCTCGGCGTGGACCTCGAACTCTCGAGCGTCGCACTCGCCAGCGTCGGGGAGGTCGTCCTCCACGACCCCACCGAATTCGACGCCGGCGCCGAACTGGGCGAGGCCGCCGAGAGCGACGTCGACTTCGCCGAGCTCATCGCCGTCGCCAGGGAATCCGAGATCGACTTCGCGGAGCTGGCCGATAACGTCAACCGGGCCATCCACGGCTGTGAGCAGGTCTCCGTCGCCGAGGTGCTCGACGGCTTCCCGGCTTCACAGGGCCTGGCCAGCGTGGTCGGCCTGCTGTCGCTGGCCAGCACCTACGGGCATGTCGACCCCGAATCGCGCGACAGGCTCGAATGGGCCGGGGTCGACGGGACCGGCCGCAGCGCCACGATCCGCCGCCACTACTTCACCGAGGGCATCACACTATGA
- a CDS encoding DUF4194 domain-containing protein: protein MTDSADTPAEAPDTVHNPSALWGDDTGTLGERTRRVLLELLKGPYVSGAQSPQLWSALVADEGLVRSRLHDLFLELVIDKVDEFAFTRKVVTDQIDVPAAVRSERLTFLDTAMLLVLRQLLLAAPGERRVIIDREEVYERLAIYRTGDESTFQRNLNGSWNRMSNRLRVLHKAGEERFEISPMVKFLIDEDRVRELIDVYKRIASGEAKGSSAEAWPGSHESDETDGPGSDESDDSDPDRGTAEADSSRGTAEPAADRGAGEAEEDEA from the coding sequence ATGACCGATTCCGCCGACACCCCCGCCGAGGCCCCGGACACCGTCCACAATCCGAGCGCGCTCTGGGGCGATGACACGGGCACCCTGGGCGAGCGCACCCGGCGGGTTCTGCTCGAGCTGCTCAAGGGCCCCTACGTCTCCGGCGCGCAGAGCCCGCAGCTGTGGTCGGCCCTGGTCGCCGATGAGGGACTCGTCCGCTCACGGCTGCACGATCTGTTCCTCGAGCTCGTCATCGACAAGGTCGACGAATTCGCCTTCACCCGCAAGGTCGTCACCGACCAGATCGATGTCCCCGCGGCCGTGCGCAGCGAAAGGCTGACCTTCCTCGACACCGCCATGCTCCTCGTCCTGCGGCAGCTGCTGCTCGCCGCGCCCGGCGAACGGCGAGTGATCATCGACCGTGAGGAGGTCTACGAGCGCCTCGCGATCTATCGCACCGGCGACGAATCGACGTTCCAGCGCAACCTCAACGGCTCCTGGAATCGGATGAGCAACCGTCTGCGCGTCCTCCACAAGGCCGGTGAGGAGCGCTTCGAGATCTCGCCGATGGTGAAGTTCCTCATCGACGAGGACCGGGTCCGTGAGCTCATCGACGTCTACAAGCGCATCGCCTCGGGAGAGGCCAAGGGCTCCAGCGCCGAGGCGTGGCCCGGTTCGCATGAGAGCGACGAGACCGATGGCCCTGGTTCGGATGAGTCCGACGACTCCGATCCCGATCGCGGCACAGCCGAGGCCGACTCCTCTCGCGGAACAGCCGAGCCTGCTGCCGATCGCGGTGCAGGCGAGGCCGAGGAGGACGAAGCATGA